The DNA window ATTCCAGTCTATTGGCTGCTCGAACCACGCTATATATTTCTCCCTGAAAGGAACATTGCCGCTTTTGTCCGGGGACTGCGTGATAACGTCAACAGATACGACACCTTCAAGCCTCATCAGCTCATCGCGGAATGACTCTGCCGCCTCCGACACCGTACACAAAGAAAACAACACAAGCACAAGAATATATTTCCTCATCGCAATATTTCTCCCTTCAGATTATCGCAGAATGTCCCGGAGTATTACCGCTAGTTTCTCCGGGCTGTCTGTCTCGTCAAATATTCGCCCGTTCACCGAAAGTTTCACGAACTCCGCGGCGTTTTTGGCTTGGTGATTGTCCATAGCTCCCGGCCAAGGCACTGTTACCGCAGGCATTTTCCACTTCATGACCTCAGCGAGGGTTGAGCCTCCTGACCGGCACACAAGGACATCGCACACAGAGTAGAACGGATTCATGTCCCACTGCGGCGGGATAAAATGCTTGTTCCCGTCATCGTGTCTTTCTTTTGCTGACAGGAATATGAACTCAAACTCCGGGCATAATTTTGCGGCTCTCATTAATATTTCGCTTAAAGGCCCGCTCCCTAATGACCCCCCCGCAACGCCGACAATTTTCGCACCCTCACGGACATTTACGCCCAGTAGTCTCAATGCCTCATCACGCGGAATCCTCACAGGCTCACGCGCAGGAGTCCCGGTGTACGTGAATGACTTTATCCCCTCGCAGACAGGCCAGCCCGTAATGATTCGCGCACCCATTTTCGCGGCGATTCTCGCGACTCTTCCTGCTACTGTGTTCTGTTCGTGGAGCGTTACGGGGATTCCCTTCAGCTTTGCGACTATCAGCGGGGCGAACGATATATATCCCCCGAACAAATATATTTCGTCCGGCCTGAACTCCCTAATGTATTTCGCGGTCATTGATACGGACTTGAAGACATCAGCAATACGCCCGATGATTTTCGCGGGTGATTTCGTTCCCATTGGAGACCCGGCAAGGGGGAGTATTACGGGGTCAATCCCTGCTGAGTGATATATATCCGACTCAAGTTTCCGGGAACCGCAGAGCCACGACACAGAGTCGCCCTTTTCCTGAAGGCTTTTCCCGAACACTATCGCCGGGAATATATGCCC is part of the Synergistaceae bacterium genome and encodes:
- a CDS encoding UDP-N-acetylglucosamine--N-acetylmuramyl-(pentapeptide) pyrophosphoryl-undecaprenol N-acetylglucosamine transferase, translated to MKRILIASGGTGGHIFPAIVFGKSLQEKGDSVSWLCGSRKLESDIYHSAGIDPVILPLAGSPMGTKSPAKIIGRIADVFKSVSMTAKYIREFRPDEIYLFGGYISFAPLIVAKLKGIPVTLHEQNTVAGRVARIAAKMGARIITGWPVCEGIKSFTYTGTPAREPVRIPRDEALRLLGVNVREGAKIVGVAGGSLGSGPLSEILMRAAKLCPEFEFIFLSAKERHDDGNKHFIPPQWDMNPFYSVCDVLVCRSGGSTLAEVMKWKMPAVTVPWPGAMDNHQAKNAAEFVKLSVNGRIFDETDSPEKLAVILRDILR